From a region of the Halomonas sp. HL-93 genome:
- a CDS encoding entericidin A/B family lipoprotein, with protein sequence MKKLLAMSFILLMSAGALAGCNTIGGAGQDVEEGGEAVQDAAS encoded by the coding sequence ATGAAAAAACTACTGGCAATGAGCTTTATTCTTTTGATGTCGGCTGGCGCGCTGGCAGGTTGTAATACCATCGGTGGTGCAGGTCAGGATGTAGAAGAGGGCGGTGAAGCCGTCCAAGACGCCGCAAGCTAA
- a CDS encoding TRAP transporter large permease, whose protein sequence is MNISPEMLTLVMFGGLMIGLFMGHPLAFVLGGVAVVGAFLGPGTQVMGTLINNVYGNAMDNYVLVAIPLFILMARFLNDSGVTEKMFDAMRLLLANLRGGLALTVVVVSVLLAATTGIVGASIAVMGMIALVPMLKYGYHKGLSTGVIMASGCLGILIPPSIMLILMASYSPVSVGALFAGALVPGLMLGAMYALYVLIICHLKPSYGPVVPAEERAGVSTRELLIMLAKYVLPPMSLILGVLGALFTGIATATEASAIGVFIAFMLFMIFGDRQLKTCFNTLIEASKTTTMVMLVLVGATAFTGVFSRGGGMDVISELVLAMPGGTIGALILMLFLVFILGMFLDWTGIVLLSFPIMLPIVETMGVDMLWFVVMVAVVLQTSFLTPPFGYALFYLKGVAPPGVETLDLYKAVVPFVALILLACVLMAIFPWLITGLPSLMVGY, encoded by the coding sequence ATGAACATCAGCCCCGAAATGCTGACGTTAGTAATGTTTGGTGGCTTGATGATTGGCCTTTTCATGGGCCACCCATTGGCATTTGTACTGGGTGGTGTCGCAGTAGTTGGCGCATTTTTAGGTCCAGGCACACAAGTTATGGGGACGTTGATCAATAACGTTTATGGCAACGCCATGGATAATTACGTTCTTGTCGCCATCCCACTCTTTATCCTCATGGCACGCTTTTTGAACGACTCAGGCGTTACCGAAAAAATGTTTGACGCCATGCGCCTGTTGCTCGCCAACCTACGTGGTGGGTTAGCACTGACAGTCGTAGTGGTTTCGGTGCTGCTTGCTGCGACGACAGGCATCGTGGGCGCTTCCATTGCGGTGATGGGCATGATTGCCCTGGTCCCCATGCTCAAATATGGCTACCACAAAGGATTAAGTACCGGCGTTATCATGGCGAGTGGTTGTTTGGGCATATTGATTCCGCCCAGCATTATGCTGATCTTGATGGCAAGCTATTCGCCGGTTTCCGTGGGCGCGTTGTTTGCTGGCGCCCTGGTGCCCGGGTTAATGCTGGGGGCCATGTATGCGCTCTACGTGCTGATTATTTGTCATCTAAAGCCATCATATGGGCCTGTTGTACCCGCTGAGGAACGGGCAGGTGTTAGCACTCGCGAGCTGCTCATCATGCTAGCGAAATATGTACTGCCACCCATGTCGCTGATCCTAGGGGTACTTGGTGCACTCTTCACCGGCATTGCCACAGCCACCGAAGCCTCGGCAATTGGTGTTTTTATCGCCTTCATGCTGTTTATGATTTTTGGTGATCGCCAGCTTAAAACGTGTTTCAACACCCTTATTGAAGCAAGCAAAACCACTACCATGGTAATGCTGGTGCTGGTGGGCGCTACCGCTTTCACCGGTGTCTTCTCACGCGGCGGTGGCATGGATGTTATCAGCGAGTTGGTGCTAGCAATGCCTGGAGGCACCATTGGCGCGTTAATTCTGATGCTTTTCCTGGTGTTTATCCTGGGCATGTTTCTGGACTGGACCGGCATCGTGCTGCTGAGCTTTCCGATCATGCTTCCGATCGTGGAAACCATGGGAGTCGACATGCTGTGGTTTGTGGTCATGGTAGCTGTGGTGTTACAGACCTCATTTTTGACACCACCGTTCGGTTACGCGCTGTTCTATTTAAAAGGCGTGGCTCCGCCCGGCGTTGAGACGCTTGACCTTTACAAAGCAGTGGTACCATTCGTTGCCCTGATCTTACTGGCCTGTGTGCTAATGGCCATATTCCCCTGGTTGATTACCGGCCTGCCAAGCTTAATGGTCGGCTACTAA
- a CDS encoding tRNA(Met) cytidine acetyltransferase TmcA, producing MPPLFNDTEVVSRSIALLVRHAERLARRRWRQLVWLQGDTERCQALAVALWQAQSWCSPLWVAEGAPVTPALKAGRSTTRLGSEHQLVVVDAHSAAGGFNPDALGAIGGTLAAGGLLVLITPQGWGQQPDPDYARIADYPWQWSALSSHYLARLANQLATSADIIHWAPDTFPRLGRLRAAPQAFETPLDTECITRDQAAAVSALVSLKRRRPLVMTADRGRGKSAALGIACARLLQTKTSRVVVTAPGLAAVDSMFARVAALCPDGQRIATDRFVLANGAELLFMKPDALSEQVKAGILGGDGSYLMVDEAAALPPALLTQWLAAFPRIAFATTVHGYEGSGRGFALRFRHVLDAQTPDWKAITLNTPVRWQAEDPLEATLNQLLLLKAPLPAASTVLPALPSSQEVSREMLAQHEGELAQLFGLLVQSHYRTTPSDLRQLLDGPDMGLRVVGQRSQPQAVLVTREEGGFAPALAEQVARGERRPQGHLMAQSLAAHSGCREALTARWRRVARIACHPSHRRQGLGRALLRDDQRQAAHQGIMLYGATFGADAGLVRFWRALGFVTVRLGVTREASSGEFAVMVACALNQEGEKVLNTLRERFAALLPSLLAFELSRLPAAVVSLVINELPEKPLTEVEWQDIDDVATAYRAPALARASLQALAREASRWPLTDAGQLAHQQLATWAFQNQPLADAPGDSVRALREVVKTLRAQRPLSPTAVDR from the coding sequence ATGCCGCCTTTATTTAATGACACTGAAGTGGTGTCACGATCAATCGCGCTGCTGGTTCGGCATGCAGAGCGATTAGCGAGGCGGCGCTGGCGTCAGCTTGTCTGGCTACAGGGCGATACAGAGCGTTGCCAAGCGCTTGCTGTCGCACTGTGGCAGGCGCAATCTTGGTGCTCGCCCTTGTGGGTGGCCGAAGGTGCCCCTGTCACTCCTGCGCTCAAAGCTGGTCGGTCCACTACCCGGTTAGGCTCTGAGCATCAGCTTGTGGTTGTTGATGCTCACTCTGCCGCTGGTGGCTTCAATCCTGATGCGCTGGGTGCAATAGGGGGAACGTTGGCAGCAGGCGGGCTATTGGTGCTGATAACACCCCAAGGCTGGGGGCAGCAGCCTGATCCTGACTACGCTCGTATTGCTGATTACCCCTGGCAGTGGTCAGCGCTTTCGTCTCATTACCTAGCACGCCTTGCCAATCAACTGGCCACATCGGCGGATATTATTCACTGGGCCCCCGATACCTTCCCAAGGCTTGGTCGGCTTCGCGCCGCTCCGCAAGCCTTTGAAACTCCTTTAGATACAGAGTGCATTACCAGGGATCAAGCGGCCGCCGTTAGCGCCTTGGTGAGTCTTAAACGTCGTCGGCCTTTGGTGATGACAGCCGATCGGGGGCGAGGTAAAAGCGCAGCGTTGGGCATAGCCTGTGCCCGATTATTGCAGACGAAAACATCGCGGGTGGTTGTCACCGCGCCGGGCCTAGCCGCAGTGGACAGCATGTTTGCGCGAGTAGCGGCCCTGTGTCCAGACGGGCAACGTATCGCCACTGATCGATTTGTTCTCGCCAACGGAGCAGAGCTTCTGTTCATGAAGCCCGATGCGCTTAGCGAGCAGGTAAAAGCCGGCATCTTAGGCGGCGATGGCAGCTATTTAATGGTCGATGAAGCCGCTGCGCTTCCGCCGGCGTTATTGACGCAGTGGTTGGCGGCCTTTCCAAGAATTGCCTTTGCGACCACCGTGCACGGCTACGAAGGTTCGGGGCGGGGGTTCGCATTGCGCTTTCGTCACGTGCTGGATGCTCAGACGCCGGATTGGAAGGCGATAACGCTTAACACGCCGGTACGTTGGCAGGCAGAGGACCCCCTAGAAGCAACGCTTAATCAACTATTGTTGTTGAAAGCCCCGTTGCCAGCAGCAAGTACAGTGTTACCGGCATTGCCTTCATCGCAGGAAGTGAGCAGGGAGATGCTGGCCCAGCACGAGGGAGAGCTTGCTCAACTGTTTGGTCTTTTAGTGCAGTCTCATTATCGCACTACCCCAAGCGACTTACGCCAGTTGCTGGATGGCCCCGACATGGGATTGCGCGTTGTTGGTCAACGCTCTCAACCACAGGCGGTGCTGGTGACCCGGGAAGAGGGCGGTTTTGCGCCAGCGCTTGCCGAACAGGTTGCGCGCGGTGAGCGTCGGCCCCAAGGGCATTTGATGGCGCAGTCGCTGGCGGCGCATTCAGGCTGCCGTGAGGCATTGACGGCACGCTGGCGGCGTGTAGCGCGGATTGCCTGCCACCCAAGCCATCGTCGTCAAGGATTAGGACGAGCGCTACTGCGCGATGATCAACGCCAAGCCGCCCATCAGGGCATTATGCTGTATGGCGCGACCTTTGGTGCCGATGCCGGGCTGGTACGTTTTTGGCGCGCCCTAGGGTTCGTCACAGTACGTCTAGGGGTGACACGTGAAGCGTCAAGCGGCGAGTTTGCGGTCATGGTGGCATGCGCCTTGAATCAGGAGGGAGAGAAGGTGCTGAATACTCTGCGCGAGCGGTTTGCCGCCTTGCTGCCTAGCTTACTCGCCTTTGAGCTGTCGCGTTTACCCGCAGCGGTTGTGAGCTTGGTGATTAACGAACTGCCTGAAAAGCCGTTAACCGAGGTCGAGTGGCAGGATATTGATGATGTGGCGACAGCATACCGGGCGCCGGCACTGGCTCGGGCGTCCTTGCAGGCTTTGGCGCGCGAAGCGAGTCGCTGGCCGCTAACGGATGCGGGTCAACTAGCACACCAGCAACTCGCCACCTGGGCCTTCCAGAATCAACCGCTAGCCGATGCGCCGGGCGACTCCGTACGAGCTCTGCGGGAGGTTGTAAAAACGTTAAGGGCCCAACGGCCGCTTTCCCCCACCGCCGTGGACCGTTAA
- a CDS encoding aminoacyl-histidine dipeptidase encodes MNEHLDSLSPVLVWRHFRTLCNTPRPSGHEAHLVAVLEKWAESQGIAHDRDAFGNLRLCKAATPGYGHIPGLILQGHLDMVAQANAGHAHDFQRDPIATYVADGWLHAQGTTLGADNGLGVAAILALLEDPELTHGPLEALFTLEEESSMGGALHLADDWLEGKQLLNLDSEDHGEVFIGCAGGADVVVNAQLPTAELRTDECVLKLSLTGLKGGHSGMDIHQPLGNANRLLVRVLRALEQVDARLLNYQGGTLRNAIPREAFADIALPADEQQEAVGIVSQLAQTLQRELGSGDAGLQLVAEPVSPANAEPLTLDASTMLVAALHAAPCGVERMSADVPGVVETSNNLGVVSLEAGRFHLCALVRSLHDSAVAAMADRFKALFGLIGARVNVENAYPGWAPNPDGALLKRFKVCHQALLGQAPAVKVIHAGLECGILGSKYPHLDMISFGPTIRGAHSPDERVELATVDEFWCLLRALVEDLANKP; translated from the coding sequence ATGAACGAACATCTTGACTCGCTTAGCCCTGTGCTTGTGTGGCGGCACTTTCGTACGCTGTGTAATACTCCCCGTCCATCCGGGCATGAGGCGCACCTTGTCGCCGTGCTGGAGAAATGGGCCGAGTCGCAGGGCATTGCCCATGATCGTGACGCCTTTGGTAATTTACGCCTGTGTAAGGCGGCTACTCCAGGGTATGGTCATATCCCAGGGCTTATTTTGCAGGGCCATCTGGATATGGTGGCCCAAGCCAATGCCGGGCACGCGCATGACTTTCAACGGGATCCGATTGCGACCTATGTCGCCGATGGCTGGCTGCATGCCCAGGGCACAACGCTCGGGGCTGATAATGGCTTGGGGGTAGCCGCGATTTTAGCGCTGCTTGAAGACCCTGAACTCACACATGGTCCCCTGGAAGCTTTATTTACGCTTGAGGAAGAAAGTTCAATGGGCGGTGCGCTGCACTTGGCCGATGATTGGCTCGAAGGAAAGCAACTGCTGAATCTGGACAGCGAGGATCATGGCGAGGTGTTTATTGGCTGTGCGGGTGGGGCCGATGTGGTCGTGAATGCACAGTTGCCCACCGCCGAACTGAGGACTGACGAGTGTGTGCTAAAACTGTCGCTAACGGGGTTGAAGGGCGGCCATTCAGGCATGGATATTCATCAGCCGCTGGGTAATGCTAATCGGCTGTTGGTGCGCGTACTGCGGGCGCTGGAGCAAGTCGATGCCAGGCTGCTCAATTATCAGGGCGGTACATTACGCAACGCGATACCCCGGGAAGCCTTTGCCGACATCGCGCTGCCCGCTGACGAGCAGCAGGAGGCAGTGGGGATTGTCAGTCAACTAGCGCAAACCTTGCAGCGTGAGTTGGGCAGTGGCGATGCAGGTCTGCAGCTCGTCGCTGAGCCGGTTAGCCCTGCAAACGCCGAGCCGCTTACGTTGGACGCCAGCACCATGCTGGTCGCGGCGTTGCATGCCGCTCCGTGCGGTGTCGAGCGGATGAGCGCCGACGTGCCCGGTGTGGTCGAGACGTCTAATAATCTTGGGGTCGTAAGCCTTGAAGCGGGGCGTTTTCATCTCTGTGCGCTGGTGCGTTCGCTACACGACAGCGCCGTGGCGGCTATGGCAGACCGCTTTAAAGCACTGTTTGGACTGATTGGCGCGCGGGTCAACGTTGAAAATGCCTATCCCGGCTGGGCGCCCAATCCGGATGGCGCGCTGCTCAAGCGCTTTAAAGTCTGCCACCAGGCGCTCTTGGGGCAAGCCCCCGCGGTGAAAGTCATCCATGCAGGGCTTGAGTGCGGTATTCTAGGCAGTAAGTACCCGCATCTCGATATGATTTCGTTTGGTCCGACGATTCGCGGCGCGCACTCCCCGGACGAGCGGGTTGAGTTGGCAACAGTGGATGAGTTTTGGTGCTTGTTGCGTGCGCTGGTGGAAGATCTAGCGAATAAACCCTAA
- a CDS encoding DUF1007 family protein, producing MAHPHGWIDISVRILTDDEGRVTGLHQTWQMDPFYSLVVFDELQRVEGATLDEGLDQLGGEIRNNLASQGYFTEVRVEGERLPLGEVREYTAMQRDDRLTFIFILPFSSTPALSGSTLTYQVYDPTYYLEVVHEAEGDEPSDDALVLRKMPQCELSVLPADPDPERVMAASRLDADESGEPGLGRYFAETGRVVCP from the coding sequence ATGGCTCACCCCCATGGCTGGATTGATATCAGCGTTCGTATCCTTACCGATGATGAGGGCCGGGTAACCGGCCTGCACCAAACCTGGCAGATGGATCCTTTTTACAGTCTAGTTGTATTTGACGAGCTGCAGCGTGTCGAAGGAGCAACGCTGGACGAGGGACTCGACCAGTTGGGCGGTGAAATACGTAATAATCTCGCAAGCCAGGGGTACTTTACCGAAGTGCGAGTGGAAGGAGAGCGTCTGCCGCTGGGAGAGGTGAGGGAATACACCGCTATGCAACGCGATGACCGTCTGACGTTTATTTTTATCCTGCCGTTTTCATCCACGCCAGCGTTAAGTGGTAGCACTCTAACGTATCAAGTATATGACCCGACGTATTACCTTGAGGTGGTGCATGAAGCAGAAGGCGACGAGCCTAGCGACGATGCCCTTGTGCTACGTAAGATGCCGCAGTGTGAGCTAAGCGTGCTGCCCGCAGACCCCGACCCTGAAAGGGTCATGGCGGCGTCACGTTTGGACGCGGATGAGAGCGGCGAGCCTGGTTTAGGGCGTTATTTCGCCGAAACAGGTCGAGTGGTTTGCCCATGA
- a CDS encoding I78 family peptidase inhibitor, which produces MMWRLFYRLIAVAVLPLFVVACAQTPGAGGEAPSAPPPPEVDDTQAADDGGNSCRLDDIQSAVGSPLSETSREALKRQSGAEKVRVLRPGDAATLDHRPERLNIHLNDNDAIEEVSCG; this is translated from the coding sequence ATGATGTGGCGTCTTTTCTATCGGCTTATTGCTGTTGCAGTTTTGCCATTATTTGTGGTGGCGTGCGCGCAAACACCAGGCGCTGGTGGCGAAGCCCCGAGCGCACCCCCGCCGCCGGAGGTTGATGATACTCAGGCCGCAGATGATGGCGGTAATTCCTGCCGTTTGGATGATATTCAGTCTGCGGTGGGCTCGCCTCTCAGCGAGACCTCAAGAGAAGCGCTTAAGCGTCAAAGTGGTGCTGAAAAAGTTCGCGTATTGCGCCCAGGTGATGCCGCCACACTCGACCACCGGCCAGAACGGCTCAATATCCATCTAAATGATAACGATGCGATCGAGGAGGTTAGCTGCGGCTAG
- a CDS encoding Dps family protein: MSDTNSIGLHEGSASQLAEKLNHLLANYQIFYMNVRGYHWNVRGNDFFELHAKFEEFYTDLLTKVDEVAERILTLGHNPVHAYSDYVKLSRIQEDKDVHDGTACVNGVLRGYQALIELQRELLSIASDADDEGTASQASDYIREQEKTVWMLNAYLSK, from the coding sequence ATGTCCGATACTAACAGCATCGGCCTTCACGAAGGCAGTGCCAGCCAGTTGGCAGAAAAACTCAACCACCTGCTAGCCAACTATCAAATTTTTTACATGAACGTTCGCGGTTATCACTGGAATGTAAGGGGTAACGATTTTTTCGAACTGCATGCCAAATTCGAGGAGTTTTACACCGACCTACTCACCAAGGTTGATGAAGTTGCCGAGCGTATCCTCACCCTGGGCCATAATCCGGTTCATGCCTACAGCGACTACGTGAAGCTCTCTCGTATCCAGGAAGATAAGGATGTTCACGACGGCACTGCCTGCGTCAACGGCGTATTACGCGGCTATCAAGCGCTGATCGAACTCCAGCGCGAACTGCTATCCATCGCGTCAGACGCCGACGACGAGGGCACCGCATCGCAAGCAAGTGACTACATTCGCGAGCAGGAAAAAACCGTCTGGATGCTCAACGCTTATCTCAGCAAATAA
- a CDS encoding HIT family protein, whose amino-acid sequence MTTFVLDERLANDTQLLADLPLCRALLMLDARYPWVILVPRREALSEIFELTADEQQQLWKEASQLGEAMKTAFNGDKLNIATLGNVVSQLHVHVVVRRQDDDVWPAPVWGNGAAEPYSPSHQRAVQAHLLELLEALS is encoded by the coding sequence ATGACGACGTTTGTACTCGACGAACGCTTGGCTAACGATACACAGTTGCTGGCAGACTTGCCGCTTTGCCGGGCGCTATTGATGCTCGACGCGCGCTATCCTTGGGTGATTTTAGTCCCGCGCCGTGAAGCACTAAGCGAGATATTTGAGCTTACTGCTGACGAGCAGCAACAACTTTGGAAGGAAGCAAGCCAGTTAGGCGAGGCGATGAAAACCGCCTTTAACGGGGACAAACTCAATATCGCCACCCTGGGTAATGTAGTGAGCCAGCTACATGTGCACGTGGTCGTTCGCCGTCAAGATGACGATGTTTGGCCCGCCCCCGTGTGGGGCAATGGCGCTGCAGAGCCTTATTCACCCAGCCATCAGAGAGCTGTGCAAGCGCATCTTTTAGAACTGCTGGAAGCGCTTAGCTAG
- a CDS encoding TRAP transporter small permease subunit → MYAIAKAIDTFNELFGRIVAPLIALITLIVLYDVAMRFFLGRPSDWAFDVTKMLFGAHFMLMAAYGLRHHVHVEVDVLKRLLSNRKQAVLTLVGYALFFVPFIWMFINQGWSFFIRSFSRGETTYGMVSIPVYPVKGVILVAAVLILLQAIAIVLRAIIQLREEATT, encoded by the coding sequence ATGTATGCGATTGCTAAAGCCATCGATACGTTTAATGAGCTGTTTGGACGTATCGTGGCACCGTTAATTGCGCTGATAACGCTGATCGTGCTGTACGACGTGGCGATGCGCTTTTTTCTCGGGCGCCCCAGCGACTGGGCTTTCGATGTCACCAAAATGTTGTTTGGTGCCCATTTCATGCTGATGGCTGCTTATGGATTGCGCCACCATGTGCATGTTGAAGTCGATGTGCTGAAAAGGCTGTTATCCAACCGCAAACAGGCGGTCTTGACACTTGTGGGTTACGCGCTGTTTTTCGTGCCCTTCATCTGGATGTTTATCAATCAGGGCTGGAGCTTCTTCATACGCTCTTTCAGTCGCGGTGAAACCACTTACGGCATGGTGTCAATTCCAGTGTATCCCGTTAAGGGAGTTATCTTGGTCGCAGCAGTGCTAATTTTACTTCAAGCGATCGCGATTGTGCTACGCGCCATTATCCAATTACGCGAGGAGGCCACGACATGA
- a CDS encoding nickel/cobalt transporter translates to MLAVAVLGYVVWQGGLTSISYTLLGWQRELHRELTLTLTALSEQSAIATWTALLGVSFGYGVFHAAGPGHGKAVLATFLMSHGGAVGRALGLSFAAALLQGVTAIALVAILVYGLGWVTRQAMGSVVWVEYASFLLVAALGAWLCWRAIGQLRRAYAVNDHDHDHACCGGHHISPQQSLDWRTALMTVGAIGMRPCSGAVLMLGAAGLLGKFAVGVAAVAAMSLGTGLTVSMLALASVVARGWAQRRLARQGATQRRAQRAAGWAALAGGLIIVVLGISLWAAGAAQPLGDPMLGEPPAQSGNPLTGD, encoded by the coding sequence ATGCTTGCGGTCGCCGTACTCGGCTACGTGGTGTGGCAGGGTGGCCTAACGTCGATAAGCTATACCCTGCTTGGCTGGCAGCGTGAGCTACACCGCGAGCTTACCCTGACACTCACAGCACTGTCTGAACAGTCGGCGATAGCAACTTGGACGGCACTGCTCGGCGTGAGCTTTGGTTACGGCGTGTTTCATGCGGCGGGTCCTGGGCATGGTAAAGCGGTGCTGGCGACGTTTTTGATGTCTCACGGCGGTGCCGTAGGGCGTGCACTGGGTCTCTCGTTTGCCGCGGCGCTGCTTCAAGGGGTAACCGCCATCGCGTTAGTCGCCATACTGGTTTACGGCCTTGGCTGGGTGACACGTCAAGCGATGGGCAGCGTCGTGTGGGTGGAATACGCCAGCTTTTTGCTTGTGGCTGCACTGGGGGCATGGTTGTGCTGGCGAGCCATCGGCCAATTGCGGCGAGCTTATGCTGTGAACGACCACGACCACGACCACGCATGCTGCGGTGGGCACCATATAAGCCCTCAGCAGTCGCTGGATTGGCGCACGGCGCTGATGACCGTCGGTGCCATCGGCATGCGGCCATGCAGTGGGGCCGTGCTTATGCTCGGCGCGGCGGGCTTATTAGGTAAGTTTGCCGTGGGCGTGGCCGCCGTCGCGGCGATGTCGCTGGGCACAGGACTAACGGTATCGATGCTTGCACTGGCCAGCGTCGTTGCACGAGGGTGGGCGCAGCGGCGTTTAGCACGGCAGGGTGCGACGCAGCGGCGTGCTCAGCGGGCGGCCGGCTGGGCCGCGCTCGCCGGCGGGTTGATTATTGTTGTGCTAGGTATATCGCTGTGGGCAGCGGGAGCCGCTCAACCCTTGGGCGACCCCATGTTGGGCGAACCGCCCGCTCAGTCAGGCAATCCTCTTACGGGCGATTAG
- a CDS encoding glycerate kinase: MHILFCPDSFKDALSAENAALAMARGAARAAPHLQPLICPLADGGEGSLDALIAATGAERRQQTVQDALGRPRLASWGWLADQRTAFIELAEASGLQPLADNERDARYTSTYGVGQLFLAALDQGAEKALLLLGGSATNDGGAGMLQALGARLLDTHGQPLSPGGAALADLASLSLEGLDSRLRQLDVEAAVDVDNPLLGDRGASAVFGPQKGATPAQVKQLDQALSHFADITAQVLGDDHRELPGAGAAGGMGFAARAFLNARLRPGIEMLMQQAGFATLLDRADLVITGEGRLDGQSLAGKTPIGVARAAAQQQTPVIVLAGSLGDGWEACLQEGVTAAFALVDGPMTLTEALPRTAELLEARCESLIRLWQASYP, encoded by the coding sequence ATGCATATCCTATTTTGTCCCGATAGCTTTAAAGATGCACTGAGCGCCGAAAACGCAGCACTCGCTATGGCCCGAGGCGCAGCACGGGCCGCCCCTCACCTTCAGCCGCTCATCTGCCCGCTGGCAGATGGTGGAGAGGGCAGCCTTGACGCACTGATCGCAGCGACGGGTGCAGAACGCCGCCAACAAACGGTACAGGATGCCCTGGGGCGCCCACGCTTAGCTTCGTGGGGCTGGCTTGCTGACCAGCGTACCGCGTTTATTGAACTGGCAGAAGCCAGCGGCTTGCAACCGCTTGCCGATAACGAACGCGATGCCCGTTATACCTCTACTTATGGCGTAGGCCAACTGTTCCTTGCGGCACTCGATCAAGGCGCAGAAAAAGCACTGCTGCTGTTAGGTGGCAGCGCCACCAACGATGGTGGCGCTGGCATGCTTCAAGCGCTTGGCGCTCGCTTGCTCGACACCCATGGACAACCGCTGTCGCCCGGCGGAGCGGCACTCGCCGACTTGGCGTCACTATCGTTAGAGGGGCTGGATTCAAGGCTCCGACAGTTGGACGTTGAAGCCGCGGTGGATGTCGATAACCCGCTATTAGGCGATCGTGGGGCAAGCGCTGTTTTTGGCCCGCAAAAGGGCGCGACGCCCGCCCAAGTGAAACAGCTTGATCAAGCGCTGAGTCACTTTGCCGACATAACCGCCCAGGTGTTAGGTGATGATCACCGCGAGCTTCCCGGCGCGGGCGCTGCGGGCGGCATGGGCTTTGCCGCGCGGGCGTTTCTTAACGCCAGATTAAGGCCAGGCATTGAGATGCTGATGCAGCAAGCCGGCTTTGCCACCTTGCTCGACCGGGCGGACTTGGTGATTACCGGTGAGGGTCGCCTGGACGGCCAAAGCCTCGCTGGCAAAACCCCTATCGGCGTTGCGCGGGCGGCCGCGCAGCAACAAACACCGGTGATTGTATTAGCGGGCAGTCTGGGCGATGGCTGGGAAGCCTGCTTGCAGGAAGGCGTCACCGCCGCTTTTGCGCTTGTCGACGGCCCCATGACGTTAACCGAGGCGTTGCCGCGCACAGCAGAGCTGCTTGAAGCACGCTGTGAAAGCCTGATTCGACTATGGCAGGCGTCCTACCCTTGA
- the dctP gene encoding TRAP transporter substrate-binding protein DctP, which produces MKKTAKFAITSLAAGVALAAISSTAHAQQEWTMTSTWPDNLDLIKIDEHWVDLVNRLVGDELEINFRSGGTLMPGTEVFDATETGSIEAAGDWPGYWAGRSPAFSPLATTSSLFNGVDYMNWILQWGGWDLYQEVYGDYNMVYLPYGITNNESGFMGGTPIESIADLDGKRLRLSGRDQGRVLEELGGSQVTLAGGEVYQALERGVIDAGEFSTPGVDYKAGFGEVAEHWSVPGWHQSASVFGVMINKDAWDELSEDTQEALKIAAEATMAWSLAWSERESTEATEKFIEDGMEIHPLPAEDLEEIQNITNRVIVEGACEDPMHAKIYHSMVSYMEHYATWRDLTVPFNMSRSISNLPDLEEIEACL; this is translated from the coding sequence ATGAAAAAAACTGCCAAGTTTGCCATTACAAGCCTAGCGGCCGGTGTTGCACTGGCGGCAATCTCCTCGACCGCTCACGCCCAACAAGAATGGACCATGACATCCACGTGGCCTGACAACCTGGATTTGATCAAAATTGATGAGCACTGGGTTGATCTGGTTAATCGCCTGGTCGGTGATGAGCTTGAAATCAACTTCCGCTCAGGCGGCACACTGATGCCTGGTACCGAAGTATTTGATGCCACAGAAACCGGCAGCATTGAAGCCGCTGGCGATTGGCCCGGCTACTGGGCAGGCCGCAGCCCGGCATTCTCACCCCTAGCCACTACGTCAAGCTTGTTTAACGGCGTGGACTACATGAACTGGATCCTGCAGTGGGGCGGCTGGGACCTTTATCAAGAAGTCTATGGCGACTACAACATGGTGTATTTGCCTTACGGCATTACCAATAACGAATCAGGCTTCATGGGTGGCACGCCTATTGAAAGCATTGCCGACCTCGACGGCAAACGGCTGCGCTTGTCTGGCCGCGACCAGGGTCGGGTGCTTGAAGAACTCGGCGGTTCACAAGTCACCCTCGCGGGTGGTGAAGTATACCAAGCGCTGGAGCGCGGCGTGATTGACGCTGGCGAATTCTCAACGCCGGGGGTCGACTATAAGGCTGGGTTTGGCGAAGTTGCTGAGCATTGGTCAGTGCCAGGCTGGCACCAGTCTGCCAGTGTTTTCGGTGTAATGATCAACAAAGACGCCTGGGATGAGCTGTCGGAAGATACCCAAGAAGCGCTAAAAATCGCCGCAGAAGCCACCATGGCCTGGTCACTTGCCTGGTCTGAGCGTGAGTCCACCGAAGCTACCGAAAAATTCATCGAAGACGGCATGGAAATCCACCCGCTGCCCGCCGAAGACCTTGAAGAAATTCAAAACATCACCAACCGGGTGATTGTCGAAGGCGCTTGCGAAGACCCCATGCACGCCAAGATCTACCATTCAATGGTGAGCTACATGGAGCACTACGCCACTTGGCGTGATCTCACGGTGCCCTTCAACATGAGTCGCTCTATCAGCAACCTTCCCGACCTCGAAGAAATCGAAGCCTGCCTCTAA